A window of Adhaeribacter arboris genomic DNA:
TCTTGTAACCGTTGTATCAAGGCCACATAATCCGGATTTTCGTTTAACTTAAAGTTAAACTTTAACTTAGCTGATAAACTGCTGTAAGTGATATCCGCTTTAATAAATTGAGCCGGGTACTTTTCGGAAACCTGAAACGGGTAAAAAGCAAAGCCCGAGATACCCGATTCCAGTTGCGGCACTTCGCAGGAAGTTTGGGCGGGGCGTAAAGATACGCATAATTTAATTTCGGGATTATTGCCGGGTAAACGCCACACCGCTACGGGTAATTGAAACCGGATGGCCGTAGCAAATAAAGCTTTTAAAATTATTCTAAAATCGCCTTCTAAATTCACTCAGTTGTAACCTAGTTCTTGTGTAATGTTGGTACCAGAAGTGTTGGAGTAAACTAACTTTGGTCCGTTCATTAAACTTTATGTAAGAAAATTTTTAATCTAAAACGAATCCCGCAAGTAGTAAAGAGGAATTGTTGTTCTACTCGCCCTTAACTTTTGGTAACTACACCTTATTAACAACAAATAATTAAACCTTTTGTCTTTTTATAAAACATACTTCATTATCTTTTTGCCCGGTCTAAAACCGCTAAAGTTAAACGGCTCACACAAACCAAATCACCGTTGCCGTTGGTAATTCTTATATCCCAAACCTGGGTTTTATTCCCAATATGTACGGCCGTGGCTTTCCCGTAGACAAAACCATTACGCACACTTTTTAAATGATTCGCGTTAATTTCAATACCTACACAAGCTTGTTTTTCCGAATCTACCTGCATTAACCCGGCTACGCTGCCTAAGGTTTCGGCGAGAGCTGCCGAAGCACCACCGTGTAACAGGCCCATGGGTTGTTGGGTGCGGTAGTCCACGGGCATTTTGCCGCATAAATAATCTTCTCCCATTTCGGTGAACTCCATACCTAGGTAGCCACCCATGGTATTTTGGTTCCAACTATTTAATATTTCAAGCGTATAATCGGCTTTTTTCATACCTTGTCTATTCGCATTCGGCCTGATATTCGTATTTTGCGCCAAACAAAAGTAGATTAAAATTGAGTATCAAAAAAGTTTACTTACTTCGCCACGGACAAACCGATTATAATCTGCAAGGTATTATCCAAGGCAGCGGGGTAGATTCATCGTTAAATGAAACGGGTAGGGAGCAAGCCCGGTTATTCTTTCAAAGCTATAAACACGTCGCTTTTGATAAAGTTTACACCTCGGTACTCCAACGCAGCATTCAATCCGTACAAGGCTTTATAGACTTAGGAATTCCGCACGAGAAACACGCCGGTTTAAACGAGATTTGCTGGGGCACGCGCGAGGGTACCCGGGTAACTCCTGAAGAAGATGCCTATTATTTCGAGGTATTACAAAAATGGCAGAACGGCGACATAAATTTAAGAATAGAGGGAGGGGAAAGTCCGCAGGATGTAGCTGACCGGCAGCAAAATTTCTTAGATGTGCTACTTTCCCGGCCCGAGGAGGAAACTGTTTTAATTTGCATGCATGGCCGGGCCATGCGCATTTTATTGTGTAAATTACTTAACTATCCGTTACACTGCATGGATATTTTTGAACACCACAACCTGTGTTTATATCTACTACAGTATACGGGCAGCTTGTTTAGCGTTCACCGGCATATGGATATTGAGCATCTAAGACCCATGTTTTGATTAGTCGATAGACGATAGTCCATAGACCATGGTTCATAGTTGAAGGTCTGTTTTTTAAGGTTGATAGTACGTGCCGATGGTTTTAAGTGAGGAATTATTGGTTTAAGCTGTCAAAACTTTTAGATTTTGTTTAAATATTATAACGAATTGGCACATTTTCTCCTAAAACTGTAGACCTTAGACTAAGGACTATGGACTATCATCTATCGACTAATATAAAACTTTGATTAAAATAATTTTCAATCTATTTTTGAACATCAAAAACAAAACATAAACATGGCCGAAGTTATAAAAATGCCGAAGATGAGTGACACAATGACCGAAGGGGTAATTGCATCGTGGCTAAAAAAAGTGGGTGATACCGTAAAATCAGGAGATATTTTAGCCGAGGTGGAAACCGATAAGGCTACGATGGAACTAGAATCATACGAAGATGGCACGCTACTCTTCGTTGGGCCGAAAGAAAAAGACTCTGTTCCGGTGGATGGCGTATTAGCCATTATCGGTAAACAAAATGAAGATATATCCGGCTTGTTAAGCCAAATCCAAGGTGGTGGAAGTGCACCAGCAGCGGCCGAAAAACCAGCCGAACCTGCTGCTCCTGTCGCAGAGAAACCTGCCGCCAGTCCGGCACCCGCTGCGCCCGCGTCGGCACCATCTGGCGCGCCGGTAAAAGCTTCGGTAATTACCATGCCGAAAATGAGTGACACCATGACGGAAGGTACCATTGCTAACTGGCTAAAAAAAGTGGGCGATAAGGTAAAATCCGGCGATATTTTAGCGGAAGTGGAGACCGATAAAGCCACCATGGAGCTGGAGTCGTACGAAGACGGCACTTTACTCTACGTAGGCGTGGAGGCCGGTAAATCAGTGGCGGTAGATGGCGTAATTGCTATTATTGGCGAAGAAGGTGCCGACTATCAGCAATTACTAAATGGCGGTAGCGGCGGAGCAGCTCCGGCTCTAGCTACCCCTAATCAAAATTTAGAGCAGGCAGATGAACAGATAGAAAATGCCCAAACGGATGCTCAGTTAAATAACAGTACACCTGCCGGTTCAAACCCCAATGTGAGTGTTCCGGCCCAGGGAGCAAACGGGCAATTTGCTCAGCCCGCCTCGGCAAATACCGGCGGACGGATTTTTGCTTCGCCATTAGCCAAGCGGATAGCGGAAGAAAAAGGGATTGATTTAGGTCAGGTTAAAGGAAGTGGGGATAATGGTCGCATTGTAGTAAAAGATGTAGAATCATTTACTCCAGCCGCCGCTCCGGTAGCTGCTCCAGCCTCGGCACCAACTCCAACTAAACCTCAACCAGTTGCTGCGGGTACGGCCAGTCAGGATTACGAGGAAGTACCTGTTTCGCAGATGCGCAAAGTAATAGCCAAACGTTTAAGTGAAAGTTTATTTACGGCGCCCCACTTTTATTTGACCATGGAGATCGATATGGACAAAGCTATTGAGACTCGTAATGCCTTAAATGAGGTAAGTCCGGTTAAAATTTCTTTTAACGATTTAGTAATTAAAGCTACAGCCGCCGCTTTACGTTCGCATCCGGCCGTTAATTCGTCGTGGTTAGGCGATAAAATACGGTTTAACAAACAAATTAATATTGGGGTAGCCATGGCCGTGGAAGAAGGTTTACTGGTACCGGTAGTGCGCCAGGCCGATCAAAAAAGCTTATCCCAAATCGCCGGGGAAGTAAAAGATTTTAGCGGCAAGGCAAAAGCAAAGAAACTGCAGCCCGCCGATTGGGAAGGAAATACGTTTACTATTTCTAACTTAGGTATGTTTGGTATCGAAGAATTTACCGCTATCATCAATCCGCCGGATGCTTGTATTATGGCGGTAGGTGGCATTAAACAAACACCGGTGGTAAAAAATGGCCAAATTGTGGTAGGCAATGTAATGAAAGTTACTTTATCCTGCGACCACCGGGTAGTAGACGGAGCAGTTGGCTCCGCTTTCCTGCAAACTTTCAAGAAACTTCTGGAAGATCCAATTCGTATTTTAGTTTAATTTTAATAAACAATAATAACCAAAAGCCTTTCTCAAACGAAAGGCTTTTTTTTGCGAACCTTTCAATTTAAGAAATAGCTATTCTGAACCTTTAGCCATAAACGCGTATAGTACAGTTTAATTTGAGGAATTTAGTTTATGAACATCGAAATTATATCGGGAAGTCCGCGTGCCGAAAGTGTTACATTTAGAGCGGCTCTTTACCTGCACCGTTTATTCACCTCCAAAACAAATCACCATATTGGATTAATCGATGTACGGGAACATGGGTTTGGCTTGTTGCAAAAAGTAATTGTATCCGTGGAGAAAGCGCCGGAAGAACATAAAGCCCTAGCCAAAAGAATGTTTGCAGCGGATGCCTTTATTTTAGTTACCCCAGAATATAATGGCAGTTATTCACCGGCGCTTAAAAACTTGCTCGATCATTTCCCGAAGCAAATCCATAAACCTTTTGGCATTGTTACGGGTTCCGCGGGGGTCATGGGAGGAATGCGGGCCAGCCAGCAAATGCAATTACTCATTAATGCCTTATTCGGGATAGCTTCTCCTTATATGTTGGTTATACCGTTTATAGATAAGAAAATAGATGCCGAAGGTAACTTGATCGAGGGTAGTTTTCAGAGTAATGTGGATACTTTCGTGCAAGAGTATGTATGGCTAGCCGAAAGAATTAGCGAAAAGTAATGGGTAAGCAGTAGGTTTTACGTTGAAAGTTAAAAATTAAATCCTATTACCTATTTTAAATAAAACCAACCACCCGCTGTATTATTAAAAGCAACTAAACCCATGTTTTGGCTATAATAAATTTCAATAAACGAAACTTGATTCGGCACATTATTACCGTAAATATGTAGCACGTTTTTATATACTTTGCCGTTTAAAGTAATTTCTTTTAAATACTGATCGCGCCAGTCGTTGGTAATATACAATTCCGAAACACTGTTAAATAAAGCTTCTACATTTTT
This region includes:
- a CDS encoding pyruvate dehydrogenase complex dihydrolipoamide acetyltransferase, with amino-acid sequence MAEVIKMPKMSDTMTEGVIASWLKKVGDTVKSGDILAEVETDKATMELESYEDGTLLFVGPKEKDSVPVDGVLAIIGKQNEDISGLLSQIQGGGSAPAAAEKPAEPAAPVAEKPAASPAPAAPASAPSGAPVKASVITMPKMSDTMTEGTIANWLKKVGDKVKSGDILAEVETDKATMELESYEDGTLLYVGVEAGKSVAVDGVIAIIGEEGADYQQLLNGGSGGAAPALATPNQNLEQADEQIENAQTDAQLNNSTPAGSNPNVSVPAQGANGQFAQPASANTGGRIFASPLAKRIAEEKGIDLGQVKGSGDNGRIVVKDVESFTPAAAPVAAPASAPTPTKPQPVAAGTASQDYEEVPVSQMRKVIAKRLSESLFTAPHFYLTMEIDMDKAIETRNALNEVSPVKISFNDLVIKATAAALRSHPAVNSSWLGDKIRFNKQINIGVAMAVEEGLLVPVVRQADQKSLSQIAGEVKDFSGKAKAKKLQPADWEGNTFTISNLGMFGIEEFTAIINPPDACIMAVGGIKQTPVVKNGQIVVGNVMKVTLSCDHRVVDGAVGSAFLQTFKKLLEDPIRILV
- a CDS encoding hotdog fold thioesterase produces the protein MAQNTNIRPNANRQGMKKADYTLEILNSWNQNTMGGYLGMEFTEMGEDYLCGKMPVDYRTQQPMGLLHGGASAALAETLGSVAGLMQVDSEKQACVGIEINANHLKSVRNGFVYGKATAVHIGNKTQVWDIRITNGNGDLVCVSRLTLAVLDRAKR
- a CDS encoding NADPH-dependent FMN reductase, yielding MNIEIISGSPRAESVTFRAALYLHRLFTSKTNHHIGLIDVREHGFGLLQKVIVSVEKAPEEHKALAKRMFAADAFILVTPEYNGSYSPALKNLLDHFPKQIHKPFGIVTGSAGVMGGMRASQQMQLLINALFGIASPYMLVIPFIDKKIDAEGNLIEGSFQSNVDTFVQEYVWLAERISEK
- a CDS encoding histidine phosphatase family protein is translated as MSIKKVYLLRHGQTDYNLQGIIQGSGVDSSLNETGREQARLFFQSYKHVAFDKVYTSVLQRSIQSVQGFIDLGIPHEKHAGLNEICWGTREGTRVTPEEDAYYFEVLQKWQNGDINLRIEGGESPQDVADRQQNFLDVLLSRPEEETVLICMHGRAMRILLCKLLNYPLHCMDIFEHHNLCLYLLQYTGSLFSVHRHMDIEHLRPMF